One Oncorhynchus keta strain PuntledgeMale-10-30-2019 chromosome 11, Oket_V2, whole genome shotgun sequence DNA window includes the following coding sequences:
- the LOC118390368 gene encoding peroxiredoxin-5, mitochondrial-like isoform X3, translating to MGQVGEKLPAVEVHENEPGNKVSMDQLFKGKKGVLFAVPGAFTPGCSKTHLPGFVEQAAALKSKGVQEVACISINDAFVMAAWGKEHGAGGKVRMLADPTGAFTKAVDLLLDNDQIVAVLGNKRSQRYAMLVEDGVVKNINVEPDGTGLTCSLASNMLSELV from the exons ATGGGGCAG GTTGGAGAAAAACTTCCGGCAGTGGAGGTTCATGAGAATGAGCCAGGCAATAAGGTGTCAATGGACCAACTCTTCAAGGGGAAGAAGGGAGTTCTCTTTGCTGTGCCAGGAGCTTTCACGCCTGGGTGCTCCAAG ACTCACCTTCCAGGGTTTGTGGAGCAGGCAGCAGCGCTGAAGAGCAAGGGTGTGCAGGAGGTCGCCTGCATCTCCATTAACGACGCATTCGTTATGGCTGCCTGGGGGAAGGAGCATGGAGCAGGTGGCAAG GTGCGAATGCTGGCTGATCCTACTGGCGCATTCACTAAG GCAGTGGACCTGTTGCTAGACAACGATCAGATTGTTGCTGTGCTTGGAAACAAGCGCTCCCAGAG GTACGCTATGTTGGTGGAAGATGGCGTTGTGAAGAATATCAATGTGGAGCCTGATGGTACTGGTCTGACATGCAGCCTGGCCTCTAATATGCTCTCTGAGCTGGTGTAG
- the LOC118390368 gene encoding peroxiredoxin-5, mitochondrial-like isoform X2 yields the protein MISSSAFLKGTRAVQCFRPLHTTLIANMPIKVGEKLPAVEVHENEPGNKVSMDQLFKGKKGVLFAVPGAFTPGCSKTHLPGFVEQAAALKSKGVQEVACISINDAFVMAAWGKEHGAGGKVRMLADPTGAFTKAVDLLLDNDQIVAVLGNKRSQRYAMLVEDGVVKNINVEPDGTGLTCSLASNMLSELV from the exons ATGATTTCCAGCTCAGCATTCCTCAAAGGGACCCGTGCGGTCCAGTGCTTCAGACCGTTACACACCACACTCATTGCCAACATGCCTATCAAG GTTGGAGAAAAACTTCCGGCAGTGGAGGTTCATGAGAATGAGCCAGGCAATAAGGTGTCAATGGACCAACTCTTCAAGGGGAAGAAGGGAGTTCTCTTTGCTGTGCCAGGAGCTTTCACGCCTGGGTGCTCCAAG ACTCACCTTCCAGGGTTTGTGGAGCAGGCAGCAGCGCTGAAGAGCAAGGGTGTGCAGGAGGTCGCCTGCATCTCCATTAACGACGCATTCGTTATGGCTGCCTGGGGGAAGGAGCATGGAGCAGGTGGCAAG GTGCGAATGCTGGCTGATCCTACTGGCGCATTCACTAAG GCAGTGGACCTGTTGCTAGACAACGATCAGATTGTTGCTGTGCTTGGAAACAAGCGCTCCCAGAG GTACGCTATGTTGGTGGAAGATGGCGTTGTGAAGAATATCAATGTGGAGCCTGATGGTACTGGTCTGACATGCAGCCTGGCCTCTAATATGCTCTCTGAGCTGGTGTAG
- the LOC118390368 gene encoding peroxiredoxin-5, mitochondrial-like isoform X1, which yields MRFAFQLASKAEECGPTRRKIYFSSAGARLDNWMGQVGEKLPAVEVHENEPGNKVSMDQLFKGKKGVLFAVPGAFTPGCSKTHLPGFVEQAAALKSKGVQEVACISINDAFVMAAWGKEHGAGGKVRMLADPTGAFTKAVDLLLDNDQIVAVLGNKRSQRYAMLVEDGVVKNINVEPDGTGLTCSLASNMLSELV from the exons ATGCGCTTCGCTTTTCAACTAGCTAGCAAAGCGGAAGAGTGCGGCCCAACTCGGCGGAAAATCTATTTCTCTTCAGCAG gTGCAAGATTAGATAACTGGATGGGGCAG GTTGGAGAAAAACTTCCGGCAGTGGAGGTTCATGAGAATGAGCCAGGCAATAAGGTGTCAATGGACCAACTCTTCAAGGGGAAGAAGGGAGTTCTCTTTGCTGTGCCAGGAGCTTTCACGCCTGGGTGCTCCAAG ACTCACCTTCCAGGGTTTGTGGAGCAGGCAGCAGCGCTGAAGAGCAAGGGTGTGCAGGAGGTCGCCTGCATCTCCATTAACGACGCATTCGTTATGGCTGCCTGGGGGAAGGAGCATGGAGCAGGTGGCAAG GTGCGAATGCTGGCTGATCCTACTGGCGCATTCACTAAG GCAGTGGACCTGTTGCTAGACAACGATCAGATTGTTGCTGTGCTTGGAAACAAGCGCTCCCAGAG GTACGCTATGTTGGTGGAAGATGGCGTTGTGAAGAATATCAATGTGGAGCCTGATGGTACTGGTCTGACATGCAGCCTGGCCTCTAATATGCTCTCTGAGCTGGTGTAG